In Massilia forsythiae, one DNA window encodes the following:
- a CDS encoding lipid II flippase Amj family protein, giving the protein MDSQLLLLCFLTFVIHLIGTLAYSVRIAGIRTRRIAVSLALFSILMLVSRTSNSFLGPFLAKRVETNLDGPAGALLLADFRWLLVAASLATVAGALLIPTFQRVFCRAVLHFQVHRSIPKLILHGFFKGGLSYVRDVASAPAAANVGAIRHGHGVSRRITALNISATALWTVGVFASLYAGVLDPSVRVTSSTLSSIINGGATIMMAVFIDPHMSGMTDDVIEGKIGEGQFRKAVVWLVGSRLAGTVVAQALLVPAALLIAAVARVI; this is encoded by the coding sequence ATGGACAGCCAACTTCTCCTGCTCTGCTTCCTCACCTTCGTGATCCACCTGATCGGCACGCTCGCCTATTCGGTGCGTATCGCCGGCATCCGCACCAGAAGGATCGCCGTCTCGCTGGCCCTGTTCAGCATTTTGATGCTGGTGTCGCGCACGTCGAATTCCTTCCTCGGCCCGTTCCTGGCCAAGCGCGTGGAGACCAATCTCGACGGCCCGGCCGGCGCCCTGCTGCTGGCCGATTTCCGCTGGCTGCTGGTCGCGGCCAGCCTGGCGACGGTCGCCGGCGCCTTGCTGATCCCGACCTTCCAGCGCGTGTTCTGCCGTGCGGTCCTGCATTTCCAGGTTCACCGCTCGATTCCCAAGCTGATCCTGCACGGCTTCTTCAAGGGCGGCCTGTCCTACGTGCGCGACGTGGCCAGCGCCCCGGCGGCCGCCAACGTCGGCGCCATCCGCCACGGCCATGGCGTGTCGCGCCGGATCACCGCGCTCAACATCAGCGCCACGGCGCTGTGGACCGTCGGCGTGTTCGCCTCGCTGTATGCGGGCGTGCTCGATCCGTCGGTACGGGTGACGTCGAGTACGCTGTCGTCGATCATCAACGGCGGCGCCACCATCATGATGGCGGTGTTCATCGACCCGCACATGTCGGGCATGACCGACGACGTCATCGAAGGAAAGATCGGCGAGGGACAGTTCAGGAAGGCGGTCGTGTGGCTGGTGGGGAGCCGGCTGGCGGGGACGGTGGTAGCACAGGCGCTGCTAGTGCCGGCTGCGCTGCTAATTGCGGCGGTGGCGCGTGTCATCTGA
- a CDS encoding dienelactone hydrolase family protein, translating into MILRPLLALLVVTVNAQAAVSALGSADILPPAGPHAVGLRIVQQYDYSRALEAPVDAFGKDGRVGPARPIQTLVWYPARRSGAAPMTVADYRQAGLADVDFALPGAEAAEQRAGWMAGPVRAQYGAATLAVRGAAPADGRFPVVIYAPSFAAAADENLDLCEYLASHGYVVIASRSLGARSAMMTDDVDGVEAQAADIAFLANYAQTLPQADTGNMAAAGYSWGGMANVFAAARSSRIKALVSLDGSIRFHPKIWGAATTVRPARTAVPLLFLGARTPTAEAMARSDKLGASYLNTMVYSDVYVTTAPPMLHKDFSSMGLRFAADDDFGDYGRAEVLRAYRGVALYARTFLDAYLKHDAAALAFLRASPARHGIGPQLLSMEFHPASATLLGEGDFLRAFAKGGYADAQALYERMAAQSPDFKLSPINLNNLGYQLLRAHNARGAVQLFKLATAIEPRYGNAFDSEGEAYEALHEPALAIAAYQKAVALDKNQVNAIARIKALQAATAE; encoded by the coding sequence ATGATCCTCCGCCCCCTGCTGGCCCTCCTCGTCGTTACCGTGAACGCCCAGGCAGCCGTCTCTGCACTCGGCTCGGCCGATATCCTCCCCCCAGCCGGCCCGCACGCCGTCGGCCTGCGCATCGTCCAGCAATACGACTACAGCCGCGCGCTGGAAGCGCCGGTCGACGCCTTCGGCAAGGACGGGCGCGTGGGGCCGGCGCGTCCCATCCAGACCCTGGTCTGGTACCCGGCCAGGCGCAGCGGCGCCGCCCCGATGACGGTGGCCGACTACCGGCAAGCCGGCCTGGCCGACGTCGACTTCGCCCTGCCCGGCGCCGAGGCGGCCGAACAGCGCGCCGGCTGGATGGCCGGACCGGTGAGGGCGCAGTACGGCGCGGCCACGCTGGCGGTACGCGGCGCCGCGCCCGCCGATGGCCGCTTCCCGGTGGTGATCTATGCGCCCAGCTTCGCCGCCGCGGCGGACGAGAACCTCGACCTGTGCGAATACCTGGCCAGCCACGGCTACGTGGTGATCGCCAGCCGCAGCCTGGGCGCGCGCTCGGCCATGATGACCGACGACGTCGACGGCGTGGAGGCGCAGGCGGCCGACATCGCCTTCCTGGCCAACTACGCGCAGACGCTGCCGCAGGCGGACACCGGCAACATGGCGGCCGCCGGCTACAGCTGGGGCGGCATGGCCAACGTGTTCGCGGCGGCGCGTTCCAGCCGCATCAAGGCGCTGGTAAGCCTGGACGGTTCGATCCGCTTCCACCCGAAGATCTGGGGCGCGGCCACCACCGTGCGCCCGGCGCGCACCGCCGTGCCGCTGCTGTTCCTGGGTGCGCGCACGCCGACGGCGGAGGCGATGGCGCGGAGCGACAAGCTGGGCGCAAGCTACCTCAACACCATGGTGTACTCGGACGTGTACGTCACCACGGCGCCGCCGATGCTGCACAAGGACTTCAGTTCGATGGGGCTGCGCTTCGCGGCCGACGACGACTTCGGCGACTACGGGCGCGCCGAGGTGCTGCGGGCCTACCGCGGCGTGGCGCTGTACGCGCGCACCTTCCTGGACGCCTACCTGAAGCACGACGCCGCGGCGCTGGCCTTCTTGCGCGCGTCGCCGGCGCGCCACGGCATCGGCCCGCAGCTACTGTCGATGGAATTCCACCCGGCCAGCGCGACCCTGCTGGGCGAGGGCGACTTCCTGCGCGCCTTCGCCAAGGGCGGCTATGCCGATGCCCAGGCTTTGTACGAGCGGATGGCCGCGCAGTCGCCGGATTTCAAGCTCAGCCCTATCAACCTGAACAACCTGGGCTACCAGCTGCTGCGGGCGCATAACGCGCGCGGCGCGGTGCAACTGTTCAAGCTGGCCACCGCCATCGAACCGCGTTACGGCAACGCCTTCGACAGCGAGGGCGAAGCCTACGAGGCGCTGCATGAACCGGCGCTGGCGATCGCCGCCTACCAGAAGGCGGTCGCGCTGGACAAGAACCAGGTCAACGCGATCGCGCGCATCAAGGCGCTGCAGGCAGCCACCGCCGAATGA
- a CDS encoding OmpA family protein — protein sequence MANPNDRGNGVPPNNIHTGANNRKKGWLPWLFLALGLIALLFGLKRCSHDNGLARVDTAPVAVPATGGVAVLVGTSRLGGFLGGTEALPRTFVFEKLNFDTAKSDIRTADRSEVDELAAAMKQHPNARVRIVGYADARGAASSNATLGKERAESVKAALVAEGIAADRLETATGGENNPVDTNATSAGQAENRRTELIVLQR from the coding sequence ATGGCAAACCCGAATGACCGCGGCAATGGCGTACCGCCGAATAACATCCACACTGGCGCCAACAACAGGAAAAAGGGCTGGCTGCCCTGGCTGTTCCTGGCACTGGGGCTGATTGCCCTGCTGTTCGGCCTCAAGCGCTGCAGCCACGACAACGGGCTTGCCCGCGTCGACACGGCGCCTGTCGCCGTACCTGCCACCGGCGGCGTGGCGGTCCTGGTCGGCACCTCGCGACTCGGCGGCTTCCTCGGCGGAACCGAAGCGCTGCCGCGCACCTTCGTGTTCGAGAAGCTGAATTTCGATACCGCCAAGAGCGACATCCGCACCGCCGACCGCAGCGAGGTAGACGAACTGGCCGCCGCCATGAAGCAGCACCCGAACGCGCGCGTCCGCATCGTCGGCTACGCCGACGCGCGCGGCGCCGCCTCGAGCAACGCCACCCTCGGCAAGGAACGCGCCGAGAGCGTCAAGGCCGCGCTGGTGGCCGAAGGCATCGCTGCCGACCGCCTGGAAACCGCGACCGGCGGCGAGAACAACCCGGTCGATACCAACGCCACGTCGGCCGGCCAGGCCGAAAACCGCCGCACCGAGCTGATCGTGCTGCAACGCTGA
- a CDS encoding LacI family DNA-binding transcriptional regulator: MTKDSSTPMVTVHEVARVAGVSAATVSRFLNGTARVSEDKRRAIEGVIERLNYKPNVLARNLKTGSSRTVGVLTQSLVSGYFADALAGVDDALQGTGYAPLIVSGHWHADEEAERIELLIARRVDGLVILSGNLKDAQILKLSQRVPIVAFGRRLEGTRAYGFCLDNYRGACDAVEHLLAHGHRDIAFITGPSDHADALARLAGYRDTLARHGILEQPQLVLPADFDESSGLAAVERLLASGQRFSAIFAANDLSAYGARLALYRRDIRVPDDVSVVGFDDLHSSMYTTPPLTTVRQPLFDVGRCLGRAILAMIGGEKMAREMPELSLVVRESVRRVA, translated from the coding sequence ATGACAAAAGATTCCAGTACGCCGATGGTCACCGTCCACGAGGTCGCTCGGGTGGCCGGCGTCTCGGCGGCTACCGTGTCGCGCTTCCTGAACGGCACCGCCCGCGTCTCGGAAGACAAGCGGCGCGCCATCGAAGGCGTGATCGAACGCCTCAACTACAAGCCCAACGTGTTGGCGCGCAATCTCAAGACCGGCAGCTCGCGCACCGTGGGCGTGCTGACCCAGTCGCTGGTGTCCGGCTACTTCGCCGACGCGCTGGCGGGCGTCGACGACGCCCTGCAGGGCACCGGCTACGCGCCGCTGATCGTCTCCGGCCACTGGCATGCCGACGAAGAGGCCGAGCGCATCGAACTCTTGATCGCGCGCCGCGTCGACGGCCTGGTGATCCTGAGCGGCAACCTGAAGGATGCACAGATCCTGAAACTGTCGCAGCGGGTGCCGATCGTCGCCTTCGGCCGCCGCCTGGAAGGCACGCGCGCCTACGGCTTCTGCTTGGATAATTATCGCGGCGCCTGCGACGCGGTCGAGCACCTGCTGGCGCACGGCCATCGCGACATCGCCTTCATCACCGGCCCGTCCGACCATGCCGACGCGCTGGCGCGCCTGGCCGGCTACCGCGACACGCTGGCGCGCCACGGCATCCTAGAACAGCCGCAACTGGTGCTGCCCGCCGACTTCGACGAATCGAGCGGCCTGGCGGCGGTGGAACGGCTGCTGGCGTCCGGGCAGCGCTTCTCGGCCATCTTCGCCGCCAACGACCTGAGCGCCTACGGCGCGCGCCTGGCGCTGTACCGGCGCGACATCCGCGTGCCGGACGACGTCTCGGTGGTCGGCTTCGACGACCTGCACAGTTCGATGTACACGACGCCGCCGCTGACCACGGTGCGCCAGCCGCTGTTCGACGTCGGCCGCTGCCTGGGACGGGCGATCCTGGCGATGATCGGCGGGGAAAAGATGGCGCGGGAGATGCCGGAACTCAGCCTGGTGGTACGCGAGTCGGTGCGGCGGGTGGCTTGA
- a CDS encoding GH1 family beta-glucosidase: MTDSTRFPSNFVWGVATSAFQIEGGADADGKGPSIWDTFSRNSANIIDHSNGDIACDHYHRYRDDVALMASLGVDAYRFSLAWARVQPTGKGAWNEAGFDFYERLLDALDEKNIRAHLTLYHWDLPQGLQDGGGWLSRDTAHRFADYAHEVARRFGKRVDAIATHNEPWCTANLGYGNAQFAPGVADKKQAIQVSHHLLLSHGLAMQSMRAAAPTAELGIVLNQWTADPATSSAADRRLADLEWANSIEWFMDPIFKGRYPELSLQAHGADAPVVHEGDFAIIGQPLDFLGVNYYRREVMSAEVPPRKPEGGMGFTDMGWEIYPQGLTELLLKLKEEYPSLPPVYITENGMAAVDVLEDGKVADAVRIEYVRTHLEALKAAMDQGIDVRGYFLWSLMDNFEWNSGYAKRFGIVHVDYATLERTPKDSALWYRDFIAGQRQRKAA, translated from the coding sequence ATGACCGATTCCACCCGCTTCCCTTCCAACTTCGTCTGGGGCGTGGCCACCAGCGCCTTCCAGATCGAAGGCGGCGCCGATGCCGACGGCAAGGGTCCCTCGATCTGGGATACCTTTTCGCGCAATTCCGCCAACATCATCGACCACAGCAACGGCGACATCGCCTGCGACCACTACCACCGCTACCGCGACGACGTGGCGCTGATGGCTTCGCTGGGGGTGGATGCCTACCGCTTCTCGCTGGCCTGGGCGCGCGTGCAACCCACCGGCAAGGGCGCCTGGAACGAAGCCGGCTTCGATTTCTACGAACGCCTGCTGGACGCGCTCGATGAAAAGAACATCCGCGCGCACCTGACGCTGTACCACTGGGACTTGCCGCAAGGCCTGCAGGACGGCGGCGGCTGGCTGTCGCGCGACACCGCGCACCGCTTCGCCGACTATGCGCACGAAGTGGCGCGCCGCTTCGGCAAGCGCGTGGACGCCATCGCCACCCACAACGAGCCGTGGTGCACCGCCAACCTCGGCTACGGCAATGCCCAGTTCGCGCCGGGCGTGGCCGACAAGAAGCAGGCGATCCAGGTGTCGCACCACCTGCTGCTGTCGCACGGCCTGGCGATGCAGTCGATGCGCGCCGCCGCGCCGACGGCCGAACTGGGCATCGTGCTGAACCAGTGGACCGCCGACCCGGCGACCAGCAGCGCCGCCGACCGCCGCCTGGCCGACCTGGAGTGGGCCAATTCGATCGAATGGTTCATGGACCCGATCTTCAAGGGCCGCTACCCGGAACTGTCGCTGCAGGCGCACGGCGCCGACGCGCCGGTGGTGCACGAGGGCGACTTCGCGATCATCGGCCAGCCGCTCGACTTCCTCGGCGTGAATTACTACCGCCGCGAAGTCATGAGCGCGGAAGTCCCGCCGCGCAAGCCGGAAGGCGGCATGGGCTTCACCGACATGGGCTGGGAAATCTACCCGCAAGGCCTGACCGAGCTGCTGCTCAAGCTGAAGGAGGAATATCCTTCGCTGCCGCCGGTGTACATCACCGAGAACGGCATGGCCGCGGTCGACGTGCTGGAAGACGGCAAGGTGGCCGACGCCGTGCGCATCGAGTACGTGCGCACCCACCTGGAAGCGCTGAAGGCGGCGATGGACCAGGGCATCGACGTGCGCGGCTACTTCCTGTGGAGCCTGATGGATAATTTCGAGTGGAACTCGGGCTACGCCAAGCGTTTCGGCATCGTCCACGTAGACTACGCGACCCTGGAGCGCACGCCCAAGGACAGCGCGCTGTGGTACCGCGACTTCATCGCCGGCCAGCGCCAGCGCAAGGCCGCATAA